One stretch of Prinia subflava isolate CZ2003 ecotype Zambia chromosome 7, Cam_Psub_1.2, whole genome shotgun sequence DNA includes these proteins:
- the NKX3-2 gene encoding homeobox protein Nkx-3.2 encodes MSVRGGNALTPFSIQAILNKKEERARHAAGRPPPPGPAGGWRLCGAAEEPPLPAPAARAPALRTPAGWDSDSALSEDPEGERRSEEEGAGGSARPAEAAGRGRPAEEEAQLPEAAERDTAGLSDSEMSAAVSDRSPPEEEDGAGKCGDLLPGEEEAAAAPKPRKKRSRAAFSHAQVFELERRFNHQRYLSGPERADLAASLKLTETQVKIWFQNRRYKTKRRQMAADLLAAAPAAKKVAVKVLVRDDQRQYHPGEVLRPPSLLSLQPSYYYPYYCLPGWALSTCAAAAGTQ; translated from the exons ATGTCCGTCCGCGGCGGCAACGCCCTGACGCCCTTTTCCATCCAAGCTATCCTCAACAAGAAGGAGGAGCGCGCCCGCCACGCGGCGGGGCGACCGCCGCCCCCGGGACCGGCCGGCGGCTGGCGGCTGTGCGGCGCCGCCGAGGagccgccgctccccgcgcccgccgcccgcgccccggcGCTGCGGACGCCGGCGGGCTGGGACTCGGACTCGGCGCTCAGCGAGGACCCCGAGGGCGAGCGGCGCTCCGAGGAGGAGGGCGCcgggggcagcgcccgccccgcaGAAgccgcgggccgggggcggccggCGGAGGAGGAGGCGCAGCTCCCGGAGGCGGCGGAGCGGGACACCGCCGGCCTCAGCGACAGCGAGATGTCGGCCGCCGTCTCAG ATCGCAGCCCTCCGGAGGAAGAGGATGGTGCGGGCAAGTGCGGAGATCTGCTgccgggggaggaggaggcggcggcggccccgaAGCCGCGGAAGAAGCGCTCCCGCGCAGCCTTTTCCCACGCGCAGGTCTTCGAGCTGGAGCGGCGCTTCAACCACCAGCGCTATCTGTCGGGGCCCGAGCGGGCCGATCTGGCCGCCTCGCTGAAGCTCACCGAGACGCAGGTGAAGATCTGGTTTCAGAACCGGCGCTACAAGACCAAGCGGCGGCAGATGGCCGCCGACCTGCtggccgccgcccccgccgccaaGAAGGTGGCCGTCAAGGTGCTGGTGCGCGACGACCAGAGACAGTACCACCCTGGCGAGGTGCTGCGGCCGCCCTCGCTGCTCTCCCTCCAGCCATCCTACTACTACCCCTACTACTGCCTTCCCGGGTGGGCTCTGTCCACCTGCGCCGCAGCCGCCGGCACGCAGTGA